The sequence GCGCGCTCGCGTGACCAGTGAAGTGCTCGCACCGCCTGCCAACAACGGCGATGTCGTTGTTGTGCAGACTCAGGATGATCGTGTGATCGGCCTTGATGCCGCCACCGGCACCCAGCGTTGGTTGTATGACAGCACCCCGGCAGTCCTGACCTTGCGCGGTACCAGTGGTCCGGTTGTGACCAATAACCTGGCAGTAGCAGGCTTGTCGACCGGTAAAGTGGTCGGCCTGAATATCCAGAACGGCGTGCCGGCCTGGGAAACCCGAGTAGCGATTCCACAGGGTCGCTCGGAACTGGATCGCGTGGTGGACATCGACGGTGGCTTGCTGCTGTCGGGTGAAACCGTTTATGTCGCGACTTACCAGGGCCGTGTGGCTGCGCTGGACCTGCAAAGCGGCCGGATCAACTGGCAGCGTGATGCATCCAGCTACGCCGGTGTCGCCCAAGGGTTTGGCAGCGTCTATGTCAGCCTGGCGTCCGGTACTGTTGAAAGTGTCGACGAACGCTCCACCACTGCACTGTGGAGCAACGACTCCCTGGCCCGCCGCCAGCTGTCGGCACCGGAAGTGTTCTCCAGCTACGTAGCGGTAGGCGACTTTGAAGGTTACCTGCATCTGCTGAGCCAGGTAGACGGTCGTTTTGTCGGTCGCGAACGTATTGACAGCGATGGCCTGCGTTCTCGCCCGCTGGTGGTAGGTAATATGCTTTACGTGTTTGGTAACAGTGGCAAGCTGGAAGCCCTGACCATCAAGTAAAGAACTATGCTTGGGGTAACCCCCAGGCGGCCCTGCTTCGGCAGGGCATGCGGCACCTCCGGGTGCTGCCCCGAGCACCAGCCGCTGCCTTGCAGCGGCTTTTGTATTTTCTGAAATAACGAAGTGGAGAGCCGCATGGTTCCCGTAATCGCCCTGGTGGGCCGACCCAATGTCGGCAAGTCCACCTTGTTCAACCGCCTGACCAGGACTCGCGACGCCATCGTCGGCGACTTGTCCGGTCTGACCCGTGATCGCCAATACGGTGAGGCAAAGTGGCAAGGGCGCTCCTACATTCTTGTCGACACCGGCGGTATTTCCGGTGACGAGCATGGCATGGACGAAAAGATGGCCGAGCAGTCGCTGCTGGCCATCGAAGAAGCCGATGTCGTGTTGTTCCTGGTGGATGCCCGCGCGGGCTACACCGCTGCTGACCAGATGATTGGCGAACACTTGCGTAAGCGCAACAAGCGCTCCTACGTGGTGGCCAACAAGATCGACAACATCGATCCAGAACTGGCCCGCGCCGAGTTCAGCCCGATGGGCCTGGGCGATGCGATCCCGATCGCCGGCGCCCACGGTCGTGGCATCACCCAGATGCTGGAAATCTGCCTGCGTGACTTCCCTCGGGATGACATCGAGGAAGAAGAGGGCGAAGGCGAGATCGTTGCCGAAGGTGAGGAAGCCAAGCGCATTCCTGGCCCTAGCGAAAAAGACGGTATCAAGATCGCTATCATCGGCCGGCCGAACGTTGGCAAGTCGACTCTGGTCAACCGCATGCTCGGTGAAGACCGGGTTATCGTCTATGACGAGCCCGGTACCACCCGCGACAGTATCTACATTCCATTTGAACGTAACGACGAAAAGTACACGCTGATCGACACCGCCGGTGTGCGCAAGCGCGGCAAGATCCACGAGGAAGTTGAAAAATTCTCGGTGGTGAAAACCCTGCAGGCGATCAAAGACGCCAACGTGGTGATCTTCGTCATGGACGCCCGCGAAGGCGTGGTCGACCACGACCTCAACTTGCTGGGCTTTGCCCTGGAAGCCGGTCGGGCACTGGTGATCGCGATCAACAAGTGGGACGGCATGACGCCGAGCGAGCGCGACTTCGTCAAGATCGAGCTGCAGCGTCGTCTGTTCTTCGTCGAGTTCGCCGATATTCACTTTATCTCGGCACTGCACGGCACTGGCGTGGGCAACCTCTACGCCTCGGTGCAGAACTCGTTCAAGTCAGCGGTAACCCGCTGGCCGACCAACCGTCTGACCCAGATCCTCGAAGACGCCGTAGGCGAGCACGCACCGCCGATGGTCAACAACCGTCGGATCAAACTGCGTTACGCCCACTTGGGTGGTGCCAACCCGCCGATTATCGTGATTCACGGTAACCAGATCGAGAAGGTGCCGAAGTCCTACGTCCGCTACCTGGAAAACACTTACCGCCGTGTCTTGAAACTGGTCGGTACGCCGATCCGGATCGAGTTCAAAGGTGGCGAGAACCCATATGAGGGCAACAAGAACAGCCTCACCGACCGCCAGGTAAACAAGAAGCGCCGGATGATGACTCACCACAAGAAGGCCGATAAGAAGCGTCGCGATAAACGCTGATCTTGATCTGTCAAAAGGGCGCCTCTGGCGCCCTTTTTCATGCCCGCCGTATGGGCTATCCTCGGGGCTTCCCGTGCCGCCGTAGAGCCGGGTGTTCAGCAGGGACTTACCGATGATCACCAGCAAGCTGCCGAATGTCGGCACCACTATTTTCACCACCATGTCGCAGCTCGCCTTCGATACCGGCGCACTCAACCTGTCCCAGGGTTTTCCCGATTTCAATGGGCCTCAAGGTTTGCTCGACGCGGTGGGCAAGCATATCGCCCTCGGCCATAACCAATACGCGCCCATGACCGGCTTGCCAGTGCTGCGCGAGCAAGTGGCGGCCAAGATCGCTCGCAGCTATGGTGCCACGGTCAATGCCGACACCGAAGTGACCATCACCCCAGGCGCCACCGAGGCGATTTTCTGCGCGATCCAGGCGGTAATCCGCAGCGGCGATGAAGTCATCGTCTTTGATCCCGCCTACGATAGCTACGAACCCTCGGTAGAACTGGCTGGTGGTCGTTGTGTGCATGTTCAATTGGGCCTGCATGACTTCGCCCTGGATTTCGAGCAGATCAAGGCCGCGCTGTCACCGCGTACCCGCATGATCATCCTCAACAGCCCGCACAACCCCACTGGCGCCCTGATCAGTCGCGCGGAGCTGGACCAGTTGGCTGAGCTGATTCGCGACCGCGATATTTATGTGGTCAGCGACGAAGTCTACGAACATCTGGTATTCGACGGCGTGCCTCACGTCAGCGTGTTGGCCCATGAGGAGCTGTATCAGCGCGCCTTCGTGGTCAGCTCCTTCGGCAAGACCTACCATGTCACTGGCTGGAAAACCGGCTATGTCGTCGCGCCACCAGCCCTTAGCGCCGAGCTGCGTAAGGTGCATCAATATGTCAACTTCTGTGGTGTGACCCCGTTGCAGTATGCTTTGGCGGACTTCATGGCCGAACACCCGGAACACGTCGAAGAGCTGCCGACGTTCTATCAGGCCAAGCGCGACCTGTTCTGCGACCTGCTGGCGCCTTCGCGTTTCAGCTTTACTCGGGTGACCGGCACTTACTTCCAATTGGTGGATTACTCACAGATTCGCCCGGACCTGGATGACGTGGCCATGTCACTGTGGATGACCCGCGAACACGGTGTGGCGACGATCCCGGTTTCGGTGTTCTATCAGAACCCACCGCAAGGCCAGCGCCTCGTGCGTCTGTGCTTTGCCAAACGCGAGGAGACGCTGCGTCAAGCAGCAGAAAAGCTATGCGTGATCTGAGTGCACTGCCCAATCTGAATATCGCCCTGGTGCAGACCACCCTGGTGTGGCATGACCGCCAGGCCAACCTCGAGCATTTCGAACTGCTGCTGGATCAGGCCCAAGGCGCTGACCTGATTGTGCTGCCGGAGATGTTCACCACCGGCTTCTCGATGGAGTCGAAAACCCTCGCCGAGCCGGAGCACGGCCCGACCCATGATTGGCTCCGGGCCCAGGCAAAAAAATACAACGCGGTCATCACCGGCAGCGTGATCATCCAGGCGGCCGACGGCAGTCATCGCAACCGTTTGTTGTGGGCGCGGCCGGACGGCGAAGTGTGGCACTACGACAAGCGCCATCTGTTTCGAATGGCCGGTGAGCACGACCACTACACCCCCGGCGAGCGCCAGGTGCAGTTCGAACTCAAGGGTTGGCGGATCCGTCCGTTGATCTGCTATGACCTGCGCTTCCCGGTATGGAGCCGCGATGCCCAGGACACTGACCTGCTGCTGTACACCGCCAATTGGCCGGGCGCACGGCGTCAGCATTGGAATCGCCTGCTGCCGGCTCGGGCCATCGAAAATCTCTGCTACGTAGCAGCGGTGAATCGAGTGGGGACGGATGGCAAAGGCTTTGCCTACACCGGTGACAGCCAGGTCCTGGACTTCCAGGGCGAAAGCCTGCTGAGCGCGGGGGAGGCGGATGGGGTGTTTCAGGTTTGCCTGGATGCATCGGAACTGGCGGCGTACCGCGCGCGGTTCCCGGCGAATCTGGATGCTGATACTTTCGAGTTTGTCTGAAAGGTTTCTATTGTTTGAGAGAATGCTATCGCGGGCAAGCCCGACTCCCACAAGGGGAATGCATTTTTTCCAGACAATGCAGATCAAATGTGGGAGCCGAGCTTGCTCGCGATGAGGCCCTGACAGACACCGCAGCTTTCAAAGCCAACAAAAAGGCCCCTGGGTTCTCACTCAGGGGCCTTTTGCATTTCAGCGGCTGGTTACGCCGCTTTAGCTTCCAACTGGCTCAACGAGCGGTTCAGCGCGCTGAACACGGCCTTGAAGCTGGCCGTGGTGATGTTTTCATCAATGCCCACGCCGTGCACCGGACGCTCACCGTTGACCCGCAGTTCAATGTAGGCCGCTGCCTTGGCATTGGTCCCGGCACCGATGGCGTGTTCGTTGTAGTCCATGATCTCGACACCAATCGGCAGGCCGGCCACCAGCGCTTCCAGGGCGCCGTTACCCTTGCCATGCCAACGCAGGTTGGTCTCGCCCTGGCCTTTGCCGGAGACTTCGACTTCCACCGAGCTGTTGCCGTTCTCTTCCTGCAAACGATGGCTGACCAGCGCGTACGGGGTGTTGGCTTGCAGGTATTCACGCTGCAACAACGCATGAATCTGCGAAGCGGTCATTTCCAGGCCCACACGGTCGGTTTCAGCTTGTACCACTTGGCTGAACTCGATCTGCATACGACGCGGCAGGCTGATGCCGTATTCCTGTTCCAGCAGGTAAGCGATCCCGCCTTTGCCCGACTGGCTGTTGACGCGGATCACTGCCTCGTAGCTGCGGCCGATGTCGGCCGGGTCGATCGGCAAGTACGGTACTTCCCACAGGGCGTCGGACTTCTGCTGGGCGAAGCCCTTGCGGATCGCGTCCTGGTGAGAGCCGGAGAAAGCGGTGTGAACCAGATCACCCACATACGGGTGACGTGGGTGCACTGGAATCTGGTTGCACTCCTCGACGACTTTGCGCACGCCGTCGATGTCGGAGAAGTCCAGCTCAGGGTTCACGCCCTGGGTGTAGAGGTTCAACGCCACGGTCACCAGGTCGACGTTACCGGTACGTTCGCCGTTGCCGAACAGGCAGCCTTCGACACGGTCGGCGCCGGCCATCAGGCCCAGCTCGGTGGCGGCCACGCCGGTGCCACGGTCGTTGTGGGTGTGCAGGCTGATGATCACGCTGTCACGACGGTTGATATGACGACCGAACCACTCGATCTGGTCGGCATAGATATTCGGTGTGGCGCACTCGACGGTAGCCGGCAGGTTGAGGATCACCTTGTGCTCGGGCGTAGGGTTCCAGACCTCGATCACGGCGTCACAGACTTCCTTGGCGAACTCCAGTTCGGTGGCGCTGAAGGTCTCTGGCGAGTACTCGAAGGTCCACTGGGTTTCCGGCTGCTGGGCGGCGTATTTGACGAACAGCTTTGCTGCGTTGACCGCGATGGCCTTGATCCCGTCCTTGTCCTGGTTGAAGACAATGCGGCGGAACGACGGCGAAGTGGCGTTGTACAAGTGAACGATGGCTTTCTTCGCCCCGCGCAGGGATTCGAAGGTGCGGGCGATCAAGTCTTCACGGCCCTGGGTCAGCACCTGAATGGTGGTGTCCTCGGGGATGTGGTTGTCTTCAATCAGGGTACGCACGAAGTCGAAGTCGGTTTGCGAAGCGGCCGGGAACGAGGCCTCGATTTCCTTCACGCCTACCGATACCAGGGTTTTCCAGAAGCGCAGTTTTTTTGCCGCGTCCATCGGTTCGATCAGCGACTGGTTGCCATCGCGCAAGTCGGAACTGCACCAGATTGGCGCTGCGGTGATGGTCTTCGACGGCCAGGTGCGATCCGGGATATCGATAGTCGGGAACGCGCGGTATTTCGAAGACGGGTCTTTGAGCATGCTCATCAGAAGAATCCTTGTTGTAGGGCCGAGAAGAGGCGGCCTGCCGGAAAGCGTTTATTAGGGATACTGCTATTGGATAAAGCAGGGGACGAGGCAGTTCGATTCAGCCTGGCAGTCGTGCGCTGACAAGGCACAGGCTGCGGTGCTGGCGAAGTTGAATGAGGGTGTGAGAGGTTTTCATAAGCTCAACCCTAACCGCGAGGGTGAAAGATGGCAAGCTGTTGAAAAAAATTGAGAGAAGTTCTGCTATTAACGTCGTAAACGAGATTTTATGGTTGGGGATGGCGTGGATGGTGGTTTTATTTGCGCGCTCTTTGCTGGGCGCGCAATAGAGGTGATTTACTTCTTAAGGCTGGAACGCCCCGATAAAAATCGCCGGATCCACGCGCGCATCATTCAGGCTGATATTCCAATGCATATGCGGCCCGGTCGCCCGTCCGGTGGAACCCACTTTGCCCACCACCGCGCCGCGAGCCAGTTGCTGGCCTACCGTCACGTCAATCTTCGACATATGGCAAAACATGCTGATAAAGCCCTGGCCGTGGTCGACAAACACGGTGTTGCCGTTGAAGAAGTAGTTACCGGTCAGGATCACCTTACCCGCTGCCGGGATCTTGATCGGAGTGCCGGCGCCTACAGCAAAGTCCAGACCGGAATGAGGATTACGTTCCTCACCATTGAAGAACCGGCGCACACCAAACTTGCTCGACAGCGGCCCGTTGACCGGCTTGTCCAACACCAGGTTGCTCGGGGTGTTCGGGCTGAAGCTGCGGTAGGCCTTGAGCTGGACCGCCAGCTCGCCTTCGATGCGCTTGAGCTGTGCCGGCTCCGGGTTCACCTGGCTTTTGTTCTTCAAGGTGATGTGCTGTTCCGGGTATTTCTTGTTGCCCACCGTGAACGGCAAGTTGCGCGCGCCACTGCTGATCTGTTGGCTGCCAGGCTTGACGGTCAGAGGGATGCCGACAATCGCCAGCCAGTTGTTCTGTTCCTTGACCACCAGCACCGGTTTGCCTTGATAGGTAGCCTTGGGCGCCGTCGCCGAGACACCCAGGTCAACCACCGCAACGCCACCGGGCACCGGTTTATTCAACACGCGGGTGATGTAGCTGTCGGCATGGGCATTGAAGGTCAGGCACAACAGCATCAACAAGCTTAGAAAACGTGGCATGCATCAATCCAGTAGCGAGAGGGTGACGGGTGTCAGGTGGTTGTCTTCCACCCGGACCTGCAATTGGCCTTCACCGAGACGCGCGGTGAGACGCTGGCCGGTGTGGGTTTGCGCGGCATTACGAATCGCCTGGCCGCGCTCGTCCAGCAGAATGCTGTAGCCACGACCCAAGGTTGCAAGTGGGCTGACCACTTGCAGCGTTTGCACTTGGCTTTGCAATTGCAGGCGACGTGCCTTGAGGCCTTCGCGCATGGCGCGGGGCAGGCGTTCGGCGAGGCTGTCCAGGCGCTGGCGCAGCAGGGCCAACTGACGGCCAGGATGTTGGCCGGCGAGGCGGGTTTCCAGGCGGATCAAGCGTTCGCGTCGGGTATTGAGGCTGCGCTCGAACGCGCGACGCAGACGCATGTCCAGGTCGTCCAGGCGTTGGGCTTGCTGACGTAGACGCTCGCCGGGATGACGCAGACGACGAGCCATGCCTTCCAGGCGCAGGCGATCATGCAGCAGGCGGTTACGCATGTGCATCACCAGGCGCCGGTGCAGGCTTTCAACCTGGCGCACCAGATCGCTGGAGTCCGGCGCCAACAGTTCCGCAGCCGCAGAGGGCGTCGGGGCGCGCACATCGGCAACGAAGTCACTGATGGAAACATCGGTTTCATGGCCGACGGCGCTGACAATCGGCGTCACGCAGGCATCCACGGCACGAGCCACGGCCTCTTCGTTGAAACACCAGAGGTCTTCCAGGGAGCCGCCGCCACGGGCCAGGATCAGCGCGTCGAAGCCACGTGCGTCGGCCAGCTTCAGTGCGCGGACGATTTGTGCTACCGCTTCACGGCCTTGCACGGCAGTCGGGATCAACGTCAGTTGCACGTTGGGCGCCCGGCGGCGGAACACGCTGATGATGTCGCGAATCACCGCGCCGGTGGGCGAACTGATAATCCCGATACGTCGGGGATGAGCCGGCAGAGGTACCTTGCGCTCGGCACTGAACAACCCTTCGGCGCTGAGCTTCTCCTTCAACGCATCGAAGGCCAGGCGCAGGGCACCATCGCCGGCCGGTTCCACCGTGTCGAGGATCAACTGATAGTCGCCACGACCTTCAAACAGCGAGACCTTGCCCCTGACCTTGACCGCCAGGCCGTCTCTCAAAGCTTGGCGCACCCGCGCGGCGTTCTGCCGGAACAGCGCGCAACGCACTTGGGCGCCGCTGTCCTTGAGGGTGAAGTACACGTGGCCGGAGGCCGGGCGGGCGAGGTTGGAGATTTCGCCTTCGACCCAGATATTGGTGAACACGTCTTCCAGCAACACCCGCGCGCGGCCGTTGAGCTGGCTGACAGTCAGGACTTCGCGGTCCAGGCCCAGGCGGGCAAAGGGATCTTTAATCATGGGCGGCAGTTTATAGGCATTCGTGCAGGGTTTGACAGAATTGCTCCACCAATGCCGTCGGCGCTTGCCGACAGGCAAGGGCGATGGTGCTTTGGCTGTCGGGATCGGCCAGGGGCAAGAAATGGATGTTGGCG is a genomic window of Pseudomonas sp. ADAK18 containing:
- the der gene encoding ribosome biogenesis GTPase Der produces the protein MVPVIALVGRPNVGKSTLFNRLTRTRDAIVGDLSGLTRDRQYGEAKWQGRSYILVDTGGISGDEHGMDEKMAEQSLLAIEEADVVLFLVDARAGYTAADQMIGEHLRKRNKRSYVVANKIDNIDPELARAEFSPMGLGDAIPIAGAHGRGITQMLEICLRDFPRDDIEEEEGEGEIVAEGEEAKRIPGPSEKDGIKIAIIGRPNVGKSTLVNRMLGEDRVIVYDEPGTTRDSIYIPFERNDEKYTLIDTAGVRKRGKIHEEVEKFSVVKTLQAIKDANVVIFVMDAREGVVDHDLNLLGFALEAGRALVIAINKWDGMTPSERDFVKIELQRRLFFVEFADIHFISALHGTGVGNLYASVQNSFKSAVTRWPTNRLTQILEDAVGEHAPPMVNNRRIKLRYAHLGGANPPIIVIHGNQIEKVPKSYVRYLENTYRRVLKLVGTPIRIEFKGGENPYEGNKNSLTDRQVNKKRRMMTHHKKADKKRRDKR
- the leuA gene encoding 2-isopropylmalate synthase; this encodes MSMLKDPSSKYRAFPTIDIPDRTWPSKTITAAPIWCSSDLRDGNQSLIEPMDAAKKLRFWKTLVSVGVKEIEASFPAASQTDFDFVRTLIEDNHIPEDTTIQVLTQGREDLIARTFESLRGAKKAIVHLYNATSPSFRRIVFNQDKDGIKAIAVNAAKLFVKYAAQQPETQWTFEYSPETFSATELEFAKEVCDAVIEVWNPTPEHKVILNLPATVECATPNIYADQIEWFGRHINRRDSVIISLHTHNDRGTGVAATELGLMAGADRVEGCLFGNGERTGNVDLVTVALNLYTQGVNPELDFSDIDGVRKVVEECNQIPVHPRHPYVGDLVHTAFSGSHQDAIRKGFAQQKSDALWEVPYLPIDPADIGRSYEAVIRVNSQSGKGGIAYLLEQEYGISLPRRMQIEFSQVVQAETDRVGLEMTASQIHALLQREYLQANTPYALVSHRLQEENGNSSVEVEVSGKGQGETNLRWHGKGNGALEALVAGLPIGVEIMDYNEHAIGAGTNAKAAAYIELRVNGERPVHGVGIDENITTASFKAVFSALNRSLSQLEAKAA
- a CDS encoding peptidoglycan DD-metalloendopeptidase family protein, which produces MPRFLSLLMLLCLTFNAHADSYITRVLNKPVPGGVAVVDLGVSATAPKATYQGKPVLVVKEQNNWLAIVGIPLTVKPGSQQISSGARNLPFTVGNKKYPEQHITLKNKSQVNPEPAQLKRIEGELAVQLKAYRSFSPNTPSNLVLDKPVNGPLSSKFGVRRFFNGEERNPHSGLDFAVGAGTPIKIPAAGKVILTGNYFFNGNTVFVDHGQGFISMFCHMSKIDVTVGQQLARGAVVGKVGSTGRATGPHMHWNISLNDARVDPAIFIGAFQP
- the bamB gene encoding outer membrane protein assembly factor BamB: MHDVIRWKHAALLALAVLAAGCSSNSKKELPPAELTSFKEEVVLQKQWSRSVGDGQGDLYNLLVPAIDGDNIVAADSTGVVMSMDRMNGDVKWKKDLDVPVSGAVGVGYGLVMLGTLKGEIIALDSTNGEEKWRARVTSEVLAPPANNGDVVVVQTQDDRVIGLDAATGTQRWLYDSTPAVLTLRGTSGPVVTNNLAVAGLSTGKVVGLNIQNGVPAWETRVAIPQGRSELDRVVDIDGGLLLSGETVYVATYQGRVAALDLQSGRINWQRDASSYAGVAQGFGSVYVSLASGTVESVDERSTTALWSNDSLARRQLSAPEVFSSYVAVGDFEGYLHLLSQVDGRFVGRERIDSDGLRSRPLVVGNMLYVFGNSGKLEALTIK
- a CDS encoding pyridoxal phosphate-dependent aminotransferase — protein: MITSKLPNVGTTIFTTMSQLAFDTGALNLSQGFPDFNGPQGLLDAVGKHIALGHNQYAPMTGLPVLREQVAAKIARSYGATVNADTEVTITPGATEAIFCAIQAVIRSGDEVIVFDPAYDSYEPSVELAGGRCVHVQLGLHDFALDFEQIKAALSPRTRMIILNSPHNPTGALISRAELDQLAELIRDRDIYVVSDEVYEHLVFDGVPHVSVLAHEELYQRAFVVSSFGKTYHVTGWKTGYVVAPPALSAELRKVHQYVNFCGVTPLQYALADFMAEHPEHVEELPTFYQAKRDLFCDLLAPSRFSFTRVTGTYFQLVDYSQIRPDLDDVAMSLWMTREHGVATIPVSVFYQNPPQGQRLVRLCFAKREETLRQAAEKLCVI
- the xseA gene encoding exodeoxyribonuclease VII large subunit, which produces MIKDPFARLGLDREVLTVSQLNGRARVLLEDVFTNIWVEGEISNLARPASGHVYFTLKDSGAQVRCALFRQNAARVRQALRDGLAVKVRGKVSLFEGRGDYQLILDTVEPAGDGALRLAFDALKEKLSAEGLFSAERKVPLPAHPRRIGIISSPTGAVIRDIISVFRRRAPNVQLTLIPTAVQGREAVAQIVRALKLADARGFDALILARGGGSLEDLWCFNEEAVARAVDACVTPIVSAVGHETDVSISDFVADVRAPTPSAAAELLAPDSSDLVRQVESLHRRLVMHMRNRLLHDRLRLEGMARRLRHPGERLRQQAQRLDDLDMRLRRAFERSLNTRRERLIRLETRLAGQHPGRQLALLRQRLDSLAERLPRAMREGLKARRLQLQSQVQTLQVVSPLATLGRGYSILLDERGQAIRNAAQTHTGQRLTARLGEGQLQVRVEDNHLTPVTLSLLD
- a CDS encoding amidohydrolase yields the protein MRDLSALPNLNIALVQTTLVWHDRQANLEHFELLLDQAQGADLIVLPEMFTTGFSMESKTLAEPEHGPTHDWLRAQAKKYNAVITGSVIIQAADGSHRNRLLWARPDGEVWHYDKRHLFRMAGEHDHYTPGERQVQFELKGWRIRPLICYDLRFPVWSRDAQDTDLLLYTANWPGARRQHWNRLLPARAIENLCYVAAVNRVGTDGKGFAYTGDSQVLDFQGESLLSAGEADGVFQVCLDASELAAYRARFPANLDADTFEFV